Part of the Ctenopharyngodon idella isolate HZGC_01 chromosome 8, HZGC01, whole genome shotgun sequence genome, taaccctatagtaagtacatgaagttaattattattactcagtacttaaatgtataattaaactGTGACAcaaacaccttaaaataaagcgtAACCTTGTTTCAGTTCTGGATTTGAGTTTTAGTTTATGGTCTGGCACAAGACTGCAGTCTATTTTCAACATATTTGGGCATGGTTTCTTTTTATGACCCCACCCGGAAGGTCTCCTGTCCTCTTTGGTGTACCTCAGATGCAGCAAACTTGTATGAGAGcctcttttcattttctgtattttaagAAAGGCAAACGTTACGTACTGTAcgttatgtattttttttttttttttttaaattggaaatatagttttatttgtaaatatatttatattatttatataatacagattcttttttttttcccgtttGTCAAGTCATTAAAAAGCACGTTCTTCAGCTGGGTGAGGCGCGCTCACCGCGCATGCGCAGTTGCAGTGTCATCGACATCATGTCCGTGAGAACCGTCGGCTGCTAGTCCACGAATGTCCAGCGAGATAATTATCTAttctttgttttgtatttaattttataaatgtaaagatGATTCTTACAGTAAAGCCTCTTCAAGGAAAAGAGTGTAATGTTCAGGTAAGCATATGAGTCGTCTGGTGTTTTGAAGTAGTAATGTGGCTGTTAGCTGCTTTAGCATAGCACTGTGCTGCagctttctattcatctttTTGTTGAACATGTAATGCTAATATGTGCTAGCTAGTAATCTATAGATAATCATGCAACCACTTATTTCTGCTGTAGCCCATTAGACATTATTTAAGGTCTCCAGACAGTTATCTCCTCCACGACACAATAGCTTTATCTCCAAACCTtttgagctgcctacctaggtGGCAGTTTTCAGTTCATATGCGATGTTGAACGTGTCTGATTCACAGAAATAATGTCTAGGTAGAAAGATCATGCTTTGTTTAAGGACTTGGCACTTAATCTGGACCGAAAGACTGTTGGACCCTGACGTATTGTTTATTGGTATGGTATTATGGTATGACAATTGTTGTTACTGTTCTTTCAAgcgtttaataaaaaaaaaggtagaaaGATCACTAGGTTTTGAGTCAGTGGCAGTAAACTAGTTAGATCAGGCAAACTTGAGTTTAATGGATTGAATGTTAATGTATGGATTATGTTTATGTATGATGGATCAGTTATTGGATCAAATGTGCCCATTTACTGTACATGAGTACTTTGCTAAAGTTTTTGTTTGTAGTATAACacgttattttagtattattgagatactattatatgTTTATGTACAATTTAATTccaatttttacatattttttatttcagttctaGGTTTAAGCAAGCAACTTAAACTAATTAAACTGTGAAATGCtttgttcaaatattttatgtcagttatagttagttcacccaaaaatgaaaaaaaaaaaaaaaaaagtcattatttactcaccctcatgttgttccagacctgtaagactttcgttcatcttcggaacacaaatgaagatcttttaaattaaatctgagagctttctgctcctccattgacagctatgcaactaccactgatgcctcaaaaagttcataaagagatcgtaaaactaattcatatgaattgagcagtttagtccaaattttctgaagagactcaatcgctttatatgatgaacagattaaatttaggcttttattcacatataaacattgataagCAACCATAAACAGAGGCTCAACTGTACTTGCTTGCTGCACGAGAacaaagctcaaacgtgctgcataacacgagaatgaacctcattggttcttgcacgtcaaacatgcttgagcttccatttaccacaactgatgtgtgagttgatgactgtttatatgtgaataaaagcctaaatttaatctgttcatcatataaagcgatcgagtctcttcagaaaattttgactaaactgctcagctcatatgaattagttttacaatctctttatgaactttttgaagtgtcaaggtggtagttgcgtagctgtcaatggaggagcagaaatctctcagatttcattaaaaatatcttaatttgtgttctgaagatgaacgaaattcttacgggtttggaacaacatgagggtgagtaattaatgatagaatttacatttttgggtgaactaaccctttaacatttatttttgaagtAACATGTTTCAGTAAAgtgttttttaatggttttagatttagttaaaggcacaattcacccaaaaatgaaaattaccccacgatttactcaccctcaagccatcctaggtgtatatgactatcttctttcaggcaaacacaatcagagatatatttaaaaatatcctggctcttccaagctttataatggtagtgaagtgGGAGGCCAGATTTTCAAACCCAAAAaaattcattcatccatccattataaaaaataatccgtACGGCTCCAGGGGGCTAATATATGCCTTTTGAAGCAAGgcgatgctttttttttttttttttttttaataagaaaaatatccatatttaaacctaaattcaaataactagcttccggcggattCAGCAggaaacagaagttgcaattgtcttttcttccctattgtgacttatatctgagtgaaacggcttctcaaacaagaaaaaatgtagggcaggacttgatttttgTCCATGAGGGATTGATTTAATaatattggtggatctcatgtgagtgacaggttgtctcACCCTCACACCAGTGAATACATCATGAGAGAAGAGAGGGAGAGGaagttattttttcttctttgaataaagattacaagggcacataatttaaatgatgtgcacaaataaatcatttataataaatattgcaatattccatttaaaacaaaactagaaaTAACCCTGGTATAACCCCAGTTAGACTGACACACAGAAAGCAATCGGTTCAGTTATACAAACTCAGGTCAtgtgtataaatatttaaatgatctGTGCCAGTGAATTTATACAATGCTTTTGTCAGCAGATGTGTTCTTTTGATGCACAggtgacagaaaatgaaaaggtaTCCACGGTAAAAGAGTTGGTATCAGAACGTTTAAACATCCCTCCAAGTCAGCAGAGACTGCTGTATAAAGGAAAAGCGCTCGCAGGTAAAATGTTGATCAGTAAACAAACATACATTCATCATTTAAGGCAACACTAACACtctttttattatgatttcCTCCTGCAGTGTTTTTCTCAGATTTTGAGGCAGAGTTCCAGTCATTGCCAGTTTGCATGCATTGTGTTGTGAATGTCATTGTGACGGTTGTTTTGCTGTTTACAGATGAACACAGATTGAGTGATTACTCCATTGGACCGGAGGCCAAGCTGAATCTGGTTGTGCGGCCAGCAGGAGAGCGGAGCAGCGGTGCGGGGGGAACCAGCAGCTATAATGATAAAGCAGGCAGTGGCGTATGGCAGTTATTGTCTACTGTCCTGGCCAAACATTTCAGCCCAGCTGATGCAGCAAAAGTGCAGGAACAACTTATTAAGGTATGttcaagacaaaaataaatactattgcAATATTTTCTACCTATATAGTGTGATTCtagctgtcaattttttttattcgttttcttttttttattaccttttgtTGTCATTTGAATGTCTTTTGTGGTGtagtttaggttttttttttttaactttttgatCCCAAGGaccttaaagaggacctattatgctcttttacaaagtcttgatatTGACTttgggtctactagaataggttttcatgcttgaatgttcaaataacactttatttttcacatatttgacattgttgcagctcctctcttcccagtctctgtaacgctctgtttagtttctgtctCTTTGAAGCTCCTCCTTCCAAAAagtgcaatgtgctctgattagTCGGCTGGATCAGTGTGTCGCGATTGGTCAAGCACTTCAAGCATGTTTTGGAAATGTTACGCCCCTTACTATAACTGCGAGTTGCAGCTTCTCTTGTGTTAACACTAACAATGGCGTCACCCATACAATATCAGTGTATTGCAAAAAATAGTCCTCGAAGAAATTATTAGGGCATAGGGGTGATCGCTACAGAATGGAACACACCATTTGTTATCTTTTCATAGAACAGATGTAGCTGAATTGCTGTCAGCAGAACTACGAGAAGTGagcagtgagttttttttttaaaactgaatCAGCTAAACCAACCGCATCGCAAAATTATTGACTGTTTTGAAGCGCTCAAAACCACATgctggtgacccctgctggtcagaactGTGTAAATGCAGCTGAAACTCAGCCCAAACATACACCTTTAACAAAtcaattgcaattttttttttttttttttttttaatataaagtttagtctgttaaaggcacaatatgtaatttttcgccgctagaggtcgcttattcaaaacaaaggcatagcttgatgacgccttgatttcgcggaatcctgggaggtgttgtcttcacgtctacagccggtggaaaagaatctgacaggactcgggcagaaatcatattaatggatgagctaatgtattaaagatttattaacattactgtagtatgaagcagggtgttgCTGAAAGCCGTTGGACAATGGAGGCATTtaagggagttcagaaacagtgacactgatatagagaataactcccgctggagtgactttgtgctttgtaactttcaTGCTCCaatagcaacattacacactaaagaaagatggaaATGTAAAAAGTAGTGCTGGGCAacgattaaaatatttaatcgcGATCAAACGCATGATTTTTCTGCGATTAATCGTGTTGTGTGCAAAATTCAAAAATGAGTTCAAAAGTTATGTATTGCGCACTTTTATTGTAAAAGTACTGCTATATGAACAAAGGTGCAATAACATTTGGTTTGCAAACATAAATATGGTGCTTTTTTACAGCAGTATTCCCTTTACATAGTAgtagttaaaatatttattgtaaatctcaacttaaacattaatgtaatcaaattaaatataaaaccaaagCTATTTGCCACTGCCAGGACATTAACGTTTTGTCTAGTTTGTTATAGGAAAACAAGTTATGCTTAGAGTAGAGAGCCTCGATCGTAACATTATAACAGGCACCTTCCAAACAAcggcaagttttttttttttttttttttttttttgaacaggtACCAGCagaaacatttttctttcatCAGGGAGCAGCATAAACAGTCTATGTCTAGAAAGCATAGCTGTGAATATAAAACTTCGATTTTGTATTAATGTAGATCAGAATTTGTGCGTGCAACGATCTGCATTTGTGGACCCGGTGACACGCCTGctaccactagatggcagtataGCCAGCTAAAACAGACAACGGCACCGTAATCAAGCGTTCTTCCCCATATAAGACGCTTTAAGTGGCTTAAGAAAGTGATATTGAAGCACCAAATTCAGTACACACcttattaataaaacacagaataCCTTGTACAGACAAGCATATATTAACTCAAAACGCGCAAAGTTTCACATCGAATGTTTCCTCGTtataaagaaaacgcttaataaaatgcattaagaCAGTAGACTAACATAAAGGTATTAATAACACATACTTTGTACAGACAAGCAGATTAAATCAGGTTAAGAACACAACACGAGAAGTTAGGCATTTTTCTTCCATAGAAAATCATTATAAAACGCTGACATGCAATATAGCGCGTTACATGTTCAAAAAGATGTAGTCCTAGTTTTAATGTCACCGTCTTGCTGCATTAAGCCACGTTTAGTGTTTTCTTTTATAATAGGCTATATGGGAGGAAAACGCTTAGCCTACTACAGACAAGAGCCTAGAAGATGAACGCGACGTGCAAAGTTTCGCGTTCAGGGCATTTCCTCCCTTATAGCGCGTGTTAAAAAGAAAACGCTTAACGCTGTCATTGGTTGAGACGCGTGATGATGCCAATCCAAAGCCAGTACTGATCAACATCCCACCCCTCCTGTGACCCATTGTTTGTCTGTAAGCAACGgactttcaaaataataattagaaaaaacTGCGTTAATGCACGTTAAAATAATTGTCGGCGTTAATCAATTAATGCGTTAACGCGATAATAACGCGTTAATTTTCCCAGCCCTAGTAAAAAGTATAATAGTTTCTCTTTAAATATGAAGGGGATCCTAAACTGTACTGTATGAtaaaagacaaatgtttgcataattaaaaacatgacttttatattatactaatgccaaataaaacaataaatatatctGGAAAATGTACTTTGTATGATGTTGACTGTCTCTATTAGAGTAATTTTATAtggtttataaaaaatattgtagTGAACAAGATAAAGGTGACAGTGGCAATGAGAaactttttgtgcacatttgcttttatttcaatggaattaaaaaaaaaaggattaattTCTTGTTCTTTGTCAtaaaggccccgtttacactagtgcgttttcattttaaaacgcatacgttttgctacggttatgCCTGTCGTTTACTCTACACTGGCGTTTTCGAACTTCGAAAatggagactttcgaaaacgctgcagaccaCGTTTTAGATTGAAAACGCCGGGCTTGTGTTTTAAGTATAAACGGACCGAAAccgatggcgtggctgcccacgttcactctgcgtatccttgacgaccgtgtaaacagtaacatggagactgaactgcaatctttgctggctttgttgtcattagcagccattgtgcaatTAAACTTGTTTACAAttgtacgcgcatgcccagtgtgcatgaatggtcatgtgacatgttTTCGGCCATATAGTGTAAactgcagtgttgccaagtctgtggttttcATGCGGAATgtggctactttaacactgttgccgcagggtgtttttttttttttttttttttttttttttttaatgtccgtgggttgaagcgaccacaaataacatgatatttagccacTGGAAtacaaattttaccaggggaaccctgccaaaaatgcagattttaccccccggaaagcgattttttttttttacctggggACCCCCAATGAAACaccattgggctagttttgagcagcaattgggcgggttttgttgtgaaaacctggcaaccctggtagacgaagatcgtttctgaaattttaaaataaaaacgcactagtgtaaatggggccttagtgttatttatttactattatagtacttaaataaaattaagattttaaaatttttcattttagtttgtcattttgttatgtgctttttattattattttttaacatttaacatatttcatctaatatttattttatttcagctttgtcAGTTAACAAAAAGCATTTAATagtttagttaacaataacagcacTGCTCTTGATTTCCTCAATCTTTAGAAAGcagaattaaataatattacatttgtaATATGTGTAAGAAGTGAGCAtcataaatgtatcataaaatcATTGGTCATGATGAGAATATTACAACATTTGAGTGTTTGATTTGGTTAGGAATTTactagggctgccctcgactaaagatttttctagtcgactagtagtcgttcatttaagccattagtcgatGAATCGCACGTTTATATTAAaccataaatcataataatgagcttttaattgcctatatataatacatgCGTAAAGTTTGCCACAGCGCACCGGCAAACATAATGATTATGAGTGTGTCGTGAAAAAACAGAAGGAGACTGTCTgaacatttgaataatttattgataatgttttcTGTGCTTTCGACTGCAGAGATGAAGTCAGTGATGCCGACTCGTCGCTTCCACAGTAGTGGACGCTCCTATATGCAcgtttcatacggattacataatctgagaatatttattttccacTTG contains:
- the ubl4a gene encoding ubiquitin-like protein 4A isoform X1 — encoded protein: MILTVKPLQGKECNVQMCSFDAQVTENEKVSTVKELVSERLNIPPSQQRLLYKGKALADEHRLSDYSIGPEAKLNLVVRPAGERSSGAGGTSSYNDKAGSGVWQLLSTVLAKHFSPADAAKVQEQLIKDYERSLRQLSLDDIERLASRLLHPETEAMDTSYMD
- the ubl4a gene encoding ubiquitin-like protein 4A isoform X2, with amino-acid sequence MILTVKPLQGKECNVQVTENEKVSTVKELVSERLNIPPSQQRLLYKGKALADEHRLSDYSIGPEAKLNLVVRPAGERSSGAGGTSSYNDKAGSGVWQLLSTVLAKHFSPADAAKVQEQLIKDYERSLRQLSLDDIERLASRLLHPETEAMDTSYMD